Proteins found in one Diorhabda carinulata isolate Delta chromosome 11, icDioCari1.1, whole genome shotgun sequence genomic segment:
- the LOC130899272 gene encoding troponin C isoform X2 has product MSGDDDQKMLIIRKAFTMFDTGKTGFIETIKIATILNTIGQLFDEVALNELIAKNDPDRTGQVNFDAFSEIIHPFLEEDLDEAETQNELKEAFRLYDREGNGYITTGTLKEILAALDDNLTSRDLDGIIAEIDTDGSGTVDFDEFMEMMTGD; this is encoded by the exons atg AGTGGAGACGATGACCAGAAGATGCTCATCATCCGTAAGGCCTTCACGATGTTCGATACGGGCAAAACCGGATTCAtcgaaacaataaaaattgccACAATCCTCAACACAATCGGTCAGTTATTCGATGAAGTGGCCCTCAACGAACTTATAGCAAAAAACGATCCCGATAGAACCGGACAAGTGAATTTCGACGCCTTCTCCGAAATCATCCACCCGTTCCTTGAAGAAGATTTAGATGAAGCCGAAACACAGAACGAACTAAAAGAAGCCTTCAG attataCGATAGAGAAGGTAATGGTTATATAACAACGGGAACTCTAAAAGAAATTTTAGCTGCACTCGATGATAATCTTACTAGCAGGGATTTAGATGGAATTATAGCGGAAATCGATACCGACGGTTCGGGAACGGTAGATTTCgatg aattcaTGGAAATGATGACAGGagattaa
- the LOC130899633 gene encoding trypsin-like, translating into MDMNFSSITTITLNFGSRVGQSPAIKRYLAVQTSSSIAMKLLCAFVDFFLLIIVGGGVRLDSFHFNLLSSQTQNKSNDELAADSDSSCGKRSFQWKPDRQPKVVGGQEPPIGAIPWQIDLRVIDDKHYCGGALISRRLVLSAAHCYNDGLRAVAGAHGFPGSSPHEQTLRVEKFIPHPDFRKLGAYSHDLAVLLVEEPGFDFNQFVKPACFSDDSPPSGTWCEVSGWGAVDPNDVDTSSLILKVAAVPVISLDTCRLKAIYGGKSQQILDSMLCAGYLKGGIDACSGDSGGPLVCEIEGKMEVTGIVSWGEGCAKKNKPGVYTRVSSFLPWIKDCANDLGVDL; encoded by the exons ATGGACATGAACTTCTCGAGTATCACAACAATAACATTGAATTTCGGCAGTAGAGTGGGACAATCCCCAGCCATAAAAAGATACCTGGCCGTCCAAACATCGAGTTCTATCGCCATGAAACTTCTGTGCGCATTCgttgatttttttctcttgATCATAGTAGGCGGCGGCGTGCGTCTCGACAGCTTTCATTTCAACCTCCTCTCGTCGCAAACGCAAAATAAATCCAACGATGAATTAGCGGCCGATTCGGATAGTTCGTGCGGCAAAAGAAGTTTTCAATGGAAACCAGATCGGCAACCTAAGGTGGTCGGAGGACAAGAGCCCCCGATAGGGGCTATACCCTGGCAGATCGATCTAAGGGTTATCGACGATAAACATTATTGTGGGGGAGCTTTGATTAGTCGAAGATTGGTTTTATCGGCAGCGCATTGCTACAACGATGGATTGAGAGCTGTCGCTGGAGCGCACGGCTTTCCAG GATCGTCTCCTCATGAACAAACTCTTCGAGTAGAAAAATTCATCCCGCATCCAGACTTCAGGAAGCTGGGAGCCTATTCACACGATCTGGCTGTATTATTAGTAGAAGAGCCGGGCTTCGATTTCAATCAGTTCGTTAAACCAGCCTGTTTCTCTGACGATTCCCCGCCGTCTGGAACTTGGTGTGAAGTATCTGGATGGGGAGCCGTCGATCCCAACGACGTCGATACCAGTTCGTTAATTTTGAAAGTAGCCGCTGTACCGGTCATATCCTTGGATACGTGCAG attgaaaGCTATTTACGGAGGCAAATCCCAACAAATCTTAGACTCTATGTTGTGCGCTGGTTATTTGAAAGGAGGAATCGACGCTTGTAGTGGAGATTCCGGCGGTCCTTTAGTTTGCGAAATCGAAGGGAAAATGGAGGTAACGGGAATCGTATCTTGGGGAGAAGGATGCGCGAAGAAAAATAAACCGGGAGTTTATACGAGAGTTTCGAGTTTCTTACCTTGGATAAAAGACTGCGCAAACGATTTAGGTGTTGATCTTTAG
- the LOC130899272 gene encoding troponin C isoform X1, whose amino-acid sequence MSGDDDQKMLIIRKAFTMFDTGKTGFIETIKIATILNTIGQLFDEVALNELIAKNDPDRTGQVNFDAFSEIIHPFLEEDLDEAETQNELKEAFRLYDREGNGYITTGTLKEILAALDDNLTSRDLDGIIAEIDTDGSGTVDFDGNKKNRSKNLVIYAFFFQNSWK is encoded by the exons atg AGTGGAGACGATGACCAGAAGATGCTCATCATCCGTAAGGCCTTCACGATGTTCGATACGGGCAAAACCGGATTCAtcgaaacaataaaaattgccACAATCCTCAACACAATCGGTCAGTTATTCGATGAAGTGGCCCTCAACGAACTTATAGCAAAAAACGATCCCGATAGAACCGGACAAGTGAATTTCGACGCCTTCTCCGAAATCATCCACCCGTTCCTTGAAGAAGATTTAGATGAAGCCGAAACACAGAACGAACTAAAAGAAGCCTTCAG attataCGATAGAGAAGGTAATGGTTATATAACAACGGGAACTCTAAAAGAAATTTTAGCTGCACTCGATGATAATCTTACTAGCAGGGATTTAGATGGAATTATAGCGGAAATCGATACCGACGGTTCGGGAACGGTAGATTTCgatggtaataaaaaaaatcgtagtaaaaatcttgttatttacgcgtttttttttcagaattcaTGGAAATGA
- the LOC130899263 gene encoding uncharacterized protein LOC130899263 isoform X4: protein MVDNNCVIEGTVKFRDGKKWKSRWCVMRKLSPVADCLHLQLYRDSKDRYKQGQTKASLSLEHFLGLETGFTLDKESNTVAILCQDVVVVLAFDNRERLMQWQVKLSSHLNDGPHFLVLVSSAPPKSRLPPGPARLHVQERGFCLTTGVPPRVAGQWLISNLRRYGVVEGRFCFEGGSRCIKGEGLYVLLTDQGEEITSTLKAASVGNLHSSRRRPVSRNMSGKYETYRSINNILSDICLLFLVMDSPRRGPMRATGGIGLELSETSLLSRADSPYTDMESNYGCGDSISHDGWGPPPIERCMSCISKLGAMSRSSTATITMGAPPCWEHTCDRHSISSSSDSSGWSQAVTKPPARPPKPGTTSPSPKKPAAPPPQPSYDNYDIPKMPFPVPVELKGDDHYDTPRKLKECIQGFGFDTVQKPCGCIVRIRQPEPERPCVCQRLMSCWSGTEDVHAIYATIDYSKKTQRQQPVATVANYANLAPMPTVTTTAAQLTTNYENMEFAQTLQLYENSKELAEKAKSLCAKCGHAQEDYLMMEPSNKPSQPHPGYIPMSPAVKQRLGKVLSNSNPNLGPAPDRSIKPSGSSMLQGTIYQRKQLLDNVDNLDIKRRRSNSADSSTGRFEPEPEPETSPCHCTTAIAVRRSSSVPCKSNRDSSSSNDSGVFELPRKQQICANQTLPRRSKSSDPLRDLTFQFTKTETKSASAEAEVPVCPSGSTSSGTSDMSDYFETLSLSSHSSSDAPPPPSCTLRPRSGNEYLSMQRLIAPVPEERH from the exons ATTGTCTACACCTGCAGCTGTACAGAGATTCTAAAGACAGATATAAACAGGGTCAAACGAAAGCTTCGCTATCTCTGGAACACTTTTTGGGATTGGAGACTGGTTTTACGTTAGATAAAGAATCAAATACCGTAGCTATTTTATGTCAAGATGTCGTCGTCGTCCTAGCATTCGACAATCGGGAAAGACTTATGCAATGGCAG GTGAAATTGAGTTCGCACCTCAACGACGGTCCCCATTTTTTAGTCTTAGTGTCTTCCGCTCCACCAAAGTCCAGATTGCCTCCGGGTCCGGCTCGGTTACACGTCCAAGAAAGGGGATTCTGCCTAACAACTGGGGTTCCTCCCAGAGTAGCTGGTCAGTGGCTTATTAGTAATTTAAGAAGATATGGGGTAGTTGAGGGAAGGTTTTGCTTCGAGGGTGGTTCGAGATGTATAAAAGGTGAAGGGCTATACGTATTACTCACCGATCAAGGTGAAGAAATAACATCAACGTTGAAAGCAGCTTCTGTAGGTAATTTACATTCGTCGAGAAGAAGACCCGTATCGAGAAATATGTCAGGTAAATACGAAACTTATCGATCGATAAATAATATACTATCcgatatttgtttattatttttagtgatgGATAGTCCACGTCGAGGTCCTATGCGAGCAACCGGAGGTATTGGTTTAGAATTAAGTGAAACGTCGCTTCTTTCTAGAGCAGATTCACCTTATACTGATATGGAAAGTAACTACGGCTGTGGGGATAGTATATCACACGATGGTTGGGGTCCGCCGCCGATAGAAAGATGCATGAGTTGCATTAGTAAATTAGGAGCCATGTCTCG atCTTCGACCGCCACTATAACCATGGGAGCTCCGCCCTGCTGGGAGCATACTTGCGATCGTCATTCAATCAGCAGCAGCTCGGATAGTAGTGGTTGGAGTCAAGCAGTTACCAAACCACCAGCGAGACCTCCGAAACCGGGTACTACATCACCGTCGCCGAAAAAACCGGCAGCGCCACCTCCTCAACCGTCCTACGATAATTACGACATTCCTAAAATGCCATTTCCAGTGCCAGTg gAACTTAAAGGAGACGACCACTACGACACTCCTAGGAAGCTGAAAGAATGCATACAAGGTTTCGGTTTTGATACCGTTCAAAAGCCTTGCGGTTGTATAGTGCGTATACGTCAACCGGAACCGGAACGACCTTGTGTTTGTCAACGTTTAATGTCCTGCTGGTCGGGTACAGAAGACGTACACGCCATATACGCCACAATCGATTATTCCAAGAAAACCCAACGCCAACAACCGGTGGCTACCGTTGCTAATTACGCGAATTTAGCCCCGATGCCGACCGTAACCACGACGGCTGCGCAACTTACTACCAATTACGAAAACATGGAATTTGCTCAAACTCTCCAATTATACGAAAATAGTAAAGAATTGGCCGAAAAAGCAAAGAGTTTATGCGCTAAATGCGGACACGCTCAAGAAGACTACCTCATGATGGAACCTTCCAACAAACCGTCACAGCCTCATCCGGGATACATTCCGATGTCTCCGGCGGTAAAGCAACGATTAGGAAAAGTTTTATCTAATAGTAATCCGAATCTCGGTCCGGCGCCGGATCGTTCTATCAAACCATCCGGTTCGTCGATGCTCCAAGGTACAATCTACCAGAGGAAACAATTATTGGACAACGTCGATAATTTGGATATTAAAAGGAGAAGATCTAATTCAGCCGATTCGTCGACAGGTCGATTCGAACCCGAACCGGAACCGGAAACGTCGCCGTGCCATTGTACCACCGCCATAGCCGTCAGACGATCGTCTTCAGTTCCTTGTAAATCTAATAGAGACTCGTCCAGCTCGAACGATTCGGGTGTATTCGAATTACCGAGAAAACAGCAGATATGTGCTAATCAAACGTTACCGAGACGATCGAAATCTTCGGATCCTCTCAGAGATTTAACCTTCCAATTCACCAAAACCGAAACCAAATCGGCTAGTGCCGAAGCGGAAGTTCCGGTTTGTCCTTCGGGTTCGACGAGTAGCGGGACTTCGGACATGTCGGATTATTTCGAGACTCTCTCCCTATCGTCTCACAGCTCTAGCGACGCTCCTCCACCACCGAGTTGCACTTTGAGGCCGAGATCCGGGAACGAATATTTGAGCATGCAGCGACTTATCGCTCCGGTTCCAGAGGAGCGACATTAA
- the LOC130899263 gene encoding uncharacterized protein LOC130899263 isoform X5, with the protein MVDNNCVIEGTVKFRDGKKWKSRWCVMRKLSPVADCLHLQLYRDSKDRYKQGQTKASLSLEHFLGLETGFTLDKESNTVAILCQDVVVVLAFDNRERLMQWQVKLSSHLNDGPHFLVLVSSAPPKSRLPPGPARLHVQERGFCLTTGVPPRVAGQWLISNLRRYGVVEGRFCFEGGSRCIKGEGLYVLLTDQGEEITSTLKAASVGNLHSSRRRPVSRNMSVMDSPRRGPMRATGGIGLELSETSLLSRADSPYTDMESNYGCGDSISHDGWGPPPIERCMSCISKLGAMSRSSTATITMGAPPCWEHTCDRHSISSSSDSSGWSQAVTKPPARPPKPGTTSPSPKKPAAPPPQPSYDNYDIPKMPFPVPVELKGDDHYDTPRKLKECIQGFGFDTVQKPCGCIVRIRQPEPERPCVCQRLMSCWSGTEDVHAIYATIDYSKKTQRQQPVATVANYANLAPMPTVTTTAAQLTTNYENMEFAQTLQLYENSKELAEKAKSLCAKCGHAQEDYLMMEPSNKPSQPHPGYIPMSPAVKQRLGKVLSNSNPNLGPAPDRSIKPSGSSMLQGTIYQRKQLLDNVDNLDIKRRRSNSADSSTGRFEPEPEPETSPCHCTTAIAVRRSSSVPCKSNRDSSSSNDSGVFELPRKQQICANQTLPRRSKSSDPLRDLTFQFTKTETKSASAEAEVPVCPSGSTSSGTSDMSDYFETLSLSSHSSSDAPPPPSCTLRPRSGNEYLSMQRLIAPVPEERH; encoded by the exons ATTGTCTACACCTGCAGCTGTACAGAGATTCTAAAGACAGATATAAACAGGGTCAAACGAAAGCTTCGCTATCTCTGGAACACTTTTTGGGATTGGAGACTGGTTTTACGTTAGATAAAGAATCAAATACCGTAGCTATTTTATGTCAAGATGTCGTCGTCGTCCTAGCATTCGACAATCGGGAAAGACTTATGCAATGGCAG GTGAAATTGAGTTCGCACCTCAACGACGGTCCCCATTTTTTAGTCTTAGTGTCTTCCGCTCCACCAAAGTCCAGATTGCCTCCGGGTCCGGCTCGGTTACACGTCCAAGAAAGGGGATTCTGCCTAACAACTGGGGTTCCTCCCAGAGTAGCTGGTCAGTGGCTTATTAGTAATTTAAGAAGATATGGGGTAGTTGAGGGAAGGTTTTGCTTCGAGGGTGGTTCGAGATGTATAAAAGGTGAAGGGCTATACGTATTACTCACCGATCAAGGTGAAGAAATAACATCAACGTTGAAAGCAGCTTCTGTAGGTAATTTACATTCGTCGAGAAGAAGACCCGTATCGAGAAATATGTCAG tgatgGATAGTCCACGTCGAGGTCCTATGCGAGCAACCGGAGGTATTGGTTTAGAATTAAGTGAAACGTCGCTTCTTTCTAGAGCAGATTCACCTTATACTGATATGGAAAGTAACTACGGCTGTGGGGATAGTATATCACACGATGGTTGGGGTCCGCCGCCGATAGAAAGATGCATGAGTTGCATTAGTAAATTAGGAGCCATGTCTCG atCTTCGACCGCCACTATAACCATGGGAGCTCCGCCCTGCTGGGAGCATACTTGCGATCGTCATTCAATCAGCAGCAGCTCGGATAGTAGTGGTTGGAGTCAAGCAGTTACCAAACCACCAGCGAGACCTCCGAAACCGGGTACTACATCACCGTCGCCGAAAAAACCGGCAGCGCCACCTCCTCAACCGTCCTACGATAATTACGACATTCCTAAAATGCCATTTCCAGTGCCAGTg gAACTTAAAGGAGACGACCACTACGACACTCCTAGGAAGCTGAAAGAATGCATACAAGGTTTCGGTTTTGATACCGTTCAAAAGCCTTGCGGTTGTATAGTGCGTATACGTCAACCGGAACCGGAACGACCTTGTGTTTGTCAACGTTTAATGTCCTGCTGGTCGGGTACAGAAGACGTACACGCCATATACGCCACAATCGATTATTCCAAGAAAACCCAACGCCAACAACCGGTGGCTACCGTTGCTAATTACGCGAATTTAGCCCCGATGCCGACCGTAACCACGACGGCTGCGCAACTTACTACCAATTACGAAAACATGGAATTTGCTCAAACTCTCCAATTATACGAAAATAGTAAAGAATTGGCCGAAAAAGCAAAGAGTTTATGCGCTAAATGCGGACACGCTCAAGAAGACTACCTCATGATGGAACCTTCCAACAAACCGTCACAGCCTCATCCGGGATACATTCCGATGTCTCCGGCGGTAAAGCAACGATTAGGAAAAGTTTTATCTAATAGTAATCCGAATCTCGGTCCGGCGCCGGATCGTTCTATCAAACCATCCGGTTCGTCGATGCTCCAAGGTACAATCTACCAGAGGAAACAATTATTGGACAACGTCGATAATTTGGATATTAAAAGGAGAAGATCTAATTCAGCCGATTCGTCGACAGGTCGATTCGAACCCGAACCGGAACCGGAAACGTCGCCGTGCCATTGTACCACCGCCATAGCCGTCAGACGATCGTCTTCAGTTCCTTGTAAATCTAATAGAGACTCGTCCAGCTCGAACGATTCGGGTGTATTCGAATTACCGAGAAAACAGCAGATATGTGCTAATCAAACGTTACCGAGACGATCGAAATCTTCGGATCCTCTCAGAGATTTAACCTTCCAATTCACCAAAACCGAAACCAAATCGGCTAGTGCCGAAGCGGAAGTTCCGGTTTGTCCTTCGGGTTCGACGAGTAGCGGGACTTCGGACATGTCGGATTATTTCGAGACTCTCTCCCTATCGTCTCACAGCTCTAGCGACGCTCCTCCACCACCGAGTTGCACTTTGAGGCCGAGATCCGGGAACGAATATTTGAGCATGCAGCGACTTATCGCTCCGGTTCCAGAGGAGCGACATTAA